The Candidatus Bathyarchaeota archaeon A05DMB-5 genome includes a window with the following:
- a CDS encoding PKD domain-containing protein yields the protein MKYNGNSVLAMLLIMILLCSPLLVFQAESSYTSKLYPTHDSWVEAEFPNDNHGSETSLRVRSDSRTRRSYLKFDLNSIPSGKTITSVKLYLYCTYMDANPSVEIYVHETGDNWNEASITWNNAPAVGAFITSIPVGGTGKYYCWDITPYGQIQYSGDKILSVVIKLLLDDPLQNNPNLARYFASKESTGTAQDPYLEVTYENTPPTASFTYLPTYPVANDSVIFNASLSFDPDGSIVAYSWDFGDGNVTTVTTPTIEHTYIMYDNYTVTLTVTDNDGLTDTETQIIEVVDPAILRVSLPEGIWVKQYTGDPWIDEGWLLNRTGNSWSFIVKIYDTSKCLESDDTHLIVALNDAAYNNLLSLTINGTSIPKSAFQYGKPKPYGTKYWPSGCVYPTWFNDTYINVGTILPKSYKTLEVTVTFSNAVGARIHFDAYGHICVPISWSQVTWSPHSEDSTVLYQAGPLPLSVSISPASAVIDLGQQVIFTSSVSGGTPPYTYQWYLDGTPVGTNSNTWTFTPASTGIYQVYLNVTDNVGVRAKSNIAQVTVNLALSVSIQPTFSVIVIGDSVHFTSTISGGTPPYTYQWYVNDTEVEGANSTTWTFTPSSVGYYLVSLKVTDAASATQLSNEAEVTVNSRTYKLTITATAGGTTTPAPGTYTHIEGTDVQVTAVPDVNYKLAYWELNGSNVGSNNPITITMNNNYELKAYFALITYTLTVTSTAGGTTNPAPGTYTYPSGSYAEVTAVPSANYFFDHWVLDGSNAGSANPISVYMDANHNLQAVFSLINWTLTITASTGGTTNPVPGTYVYANGSSVVVTAIPDANYKFVKWQLNGSDAGSANPITLTIDANYILHAVFQQLTYRLTILSSTGGTTNPAPGTHVYVNGTNVFVDAIPDAYYMLDYWLLDGINVGSVDPISVLMTDDHTLQPIFARINYTLTISATAGGTTIPAPGIYVYNGGTTVDVTATPNGGYRFDYWVLDGSNAGSDLTIHVFMDANHDLQAVFAETHTLVISVSQGGTTNPAPGTYTYDYPTDVTVTAIPDANYRFDHWELDSNNIGSANPITVHVGSSHTLRAVFTLITYTLTIQTTAGGTTNPAPGTYTYDAGSMVLVTASPSTGYVFDVWQLDGVNVSSAASYTVTMNSDHTLKAVFKSAPTPPSISASITPVSTSIPVGGSVTFSSTVSGGSSPYSYQWYLNGVPVSGATSSTWTFTPSATGTYNVYVNVTDSGGMSAKSNMATVSVTKPGVGGYSLLVGKQPSASYFVAYTGLLVAFAAALIIVKRKRK from the coding sequence GTGAAGTATAACGGTAATTCAGTATTGGCTATGCTTTTAATTATGATCCTATTATGCTCTCCTTTACTTGTGTTTCAAGCCGAATCTTCTTATACATCGAAGCTCTATCCAACGCATGATTCTTGGGTTGAGGCTGAATTTCCAAATGACAACCATGGGTCAGAAACAAGTTTGCGCGTTAGGTCTGACTCCAGAACTAGACGGAGTTATCTGAAATTTGACTTGAATTCTATTCCTAGTGGTAAGACAATAACTTCTGTTAAGCTTTACCTATACTGCACCTACATGGATGCCAACCCAAGCGTTGAAATTTACGTGCATGAGACTGGTGACAACTGGAACGAGGCAAGTATAACTTGGAATAATGCACCGGCTGTAGGCGCGTTTATCACGAGCATTCCTGTTGGAGGAACTGGAAAGTATTATTGTTGGGACATTACGCCTTACGGTCAAATTCAGTATTCAGGAGACAAAATATTAAGCGTGGTTATAAAACTTCTTTTGGATGATCCGCTTCAAAACAATCCGAATTTGGCAAGATATTTCGCCAGCAAAGAATCCACGGGTACAGCACAAGACCCATACTTAGAGGTGACTTATGAGAATACGCCGCCCACAGCATCATTTACCTATTTACCTACTTACCCGGTCGCAAATGATTCGGTGATTTTTAATGCTTCTCTAAGCTTTGATCCTGACGGGTCAATTGTAGCGTATTCTTGGGATTTCGGTGATGGAAACGTAACAACCGTTACAACGCCTACTATTGAACACACATATATAATGTATGATAATTATACAGTGACTCTGACTGTTACAGACAATGACGGATTAACCGATACTGAGACGCAAATTATAGAAGTGGTAGATCCTGCGATTCTGCGTGTTTCTTTGCCTGAGGGAATATGGGTAAAGCAGTACACTGGTGACCCGTGGATAGATGAAGGATGGCTTTTGAACAGAACAGGAAACTCTTGGAGTTTTATAGTTAAAATCTACGACACTAGCAAATGCCTAGAATCTGATGACACCCATTTGATTGTAGCTTTGAATGATGCTGCTTACAATAATCTCTTGAGCTTAACAATAAATGGCACATCGATACCAAAGAGTGCTTTTCAATATGGTAAACCTAAACCTTACGGCACAAAATATTGGCCAAGCGGCTGCGTCTATCCAACATGGTTTAACGACACCTACATTAATGTTGGAACAATCTTGCCTAAAAGCTACAAAACTTTGGAAGTTACCGTTACATTTTCTAATGCAGTAGGCGCAAGAATACATTTTGACGCTTATGGGCACATTTGTGTACCGATTTCTTGGTCTCAAGTGACTTGGTCTCCGCATTCGGAGGATTCCACAGTTTTATACCAAGCTGGACCATTGCCGCTGTCTGTTTCGATAAGTCCTGCTTCTGCGGTTATCGACTTAGGTCAACAAGTGATTTTTACTTCTTCTGTTTCTGGCGGCACTCCGCCTTATACGTATCAATGGTATCTTGATGGAACGCCAGTTGGAACAAATTCTAACACTTGGACTTTTACGCCTGCATCAACGGGCATTTATCAAGTATACCTTAACGTGACTGACAATGTTGGCGTGAGGGCGAAATCAAACATTGCTCAAGTCACTGTTAATCTAGCTCTTTCGGTTTCTATCCAGCCTACATTTAGTGTCATTGTAATTGGGGACTCTGTGCATTTTACTTCAACAATTTCCGGGGGCACTCCCCCCTACACCTATCAATGGTATGTCAACGACACTGAAGTCGAGGGAGCAAATTCTACAACATGGACTTTTACGCCTTCTTCTGTTGGCTATTATCTAGTATCTTTGAAAGTGACCGACGCTGCATCTGCAACCCAGCTTTCAAACGAAGCTGAAGTTACAGTTAACTCAAGAACATACAAGCTTACAATAACAGCAACAGCTGGTGGGACAACAACACCTGCTCCTGGAACGTACACTCACATTGAAGGAACAGACGTTCAAGTTACAGCGGTTCCGGATGTAAACTATAAACTTGCATATTGGGAACTTAACGGCTCAAACGTTGGCTCAAACAACCCAATCACTATTACAATGAACAACAACTACGAGTTGAAAGCATATTTTGCATTAATAACATACACGTTGACCGTAACCTCAACGGCAGGCGGAACAACAAATCCAGCGCCGGGAACCTACACGTACCCATCTGGTTCATACGCTGAAGTTACAGCTGTCCCCTCAGCAAACTACTTCTTTGACCATTGGGTTCTAGATGGTTCCAACGCTGGTTCAGCTAATCCCATCAGCGTTTACATGGACGCCAACCATAATCTGCAAGCGGTTTTCTCTTTAATCAACTGGACACTTACAATAACAGCTTCAACAGGCGGCACAACAAACCCAGTGCCCGGAACATACGTCTATGCCAATGGCTCCTCAGTGGTTGTTACTGCAATTCCTGACGCTAACTACAAGTTTGTTAAGTGGCAACTTAACGGTAGCGACGCAGGCTCAGCGAATCCAATTACCTTAACAATTGATGCCAACTACATTCTGCACGCTGTTTTCCAGCAACTAACATACAGATTAACAATCTTAAGCTCAACAGGCGGCACAACAAATCCGGCTCCTGGAACACACGTGTATGTTAACGGGACAAACGTTTTCGTAGATGCCATCCCAGACGCTTATTACATGCTTGATTACTGGTTGCTTGACGGTATAAACGTTGGCTCAGTTGACCCGATTTCCGTGTTAATGACAGACGACCATACTTTACAGCCGATTTTTGCGCGCATAAATTATACTCTGACAATTTCTGCAACTGCAGGCGGCACAACTATTCCTGCTCCTGGCATATATGTATATAATGGTGGAACAACCGTCGACGTGACTGCCACGCCTAATGGAGGCTACAGATTTGACTATTGGGTTTTAGACGGCTCTAATGCTGGCTCAGATTTAACAATACACGTGTTTATGGACGCCAACCACGATTTGCAGGCAGTGTTTGCTGAGACGCACACGCTTGTAATTAGCGTATCGCAAGGTGGAACAACAAATCCCGCTCCAGGAACCTACACGTATGATTATCCAACAGACGTTACTGTAACAGCTATTCCAGACGCGAACTATCGTTTTGACCACTGGGAACTTGACAGTAACAATATAGGCTCAGCAAATCCAATCACTGTTCACGTTGGCAGCAGCCACACTCTCCGCGCAGTTTTCACACTAATAACTTACACGTTAACAATACAAACAACTGCCGGCGGCACAACAAATCCTGCACCCGGCACGTATACTTATGATGCTGGTTCTATGGTTCTAGTAACTGCTTCGCCTAGCACTGGTTATGTGTTTGATGTTTGGCAGTTAGACGGCGTCAATGTTAGCTCAGCCGCATCATACACGGTCACGATGAACAGTGACCACACCTTAAAAGCAGTGTTTAAGTCAGCGCCGACTCCACCCTCAATTTCTGCCTCAATAACGCCTGTTTCCACATCTATTCCTGTAGGTGGATCTGTAACTTTCTCTTCCACAGTCAGTGGCGGGTCTTCGCCGTATAGCTATCAATGGTATCTTAATGGCGTTCCTGTTTCAGGCGCGACTTCATCGACGTGGACGTTTACCCCTTCAGCTACTGGCACTTATAACGTGTATGTAAACGTGACAGACTCTGGTGGCATGAGTGCAAAATCCAACATGGCTACTGTGTCCGTTACAAAACCTGGTGTCGGAGGTTATTCGTTATTGGTTGGCAAACAGCCTTCAGCATCTTACTTCGTGGCATATACTGGTCTGCTAGTTGCGTTTGCCGCGGCACTGATAATTGTGAAACGTAAAAGAAAATAG
- a CDS encoding ABC transporter ATP-binding protein, translating to MVIRDEILKIENLLLRFYTYEGVVEALDGIDLGIKAGEVLGLVGETGCGKSVTSLSIMGLVPAPGVIEGGKIIYTYNGKPVDLVKQKDSFLREIRGDEVAMVFQEPRAYLNPVYTVEYQIGEALLQHRKKEMLKMALDEIKKAQEKQLNKKLKNIETEIEKLKMKGEKENQEKIKELTERIEQLKSESSTKRSFTVTVYEKMLQNPDSLYVRFLAKIPLVNRFKKWLKHAIKQEVIRILKSMQIADPQRVAEMYPHELSGGMAQRVMIAMALACNPTLLICDEPTTNLDVTVQAQILELIKYLKETYKSSILYITHDLGVVAQLCERVAVMYAGNVVELADVNELFKEPMHPYTTALLESIPRPGKELKSIPGMVPSLINPPKGCRFHTRCSYAMPICQTVKPEFLQVKEDHFVACHLYGGHKK from the coding sequence ATGGTAATAAGAGATGAAATACTAAAAATCGAGAATCTGCTATTAAGATTCTATACCTACGAAGGAGTGGTTGAAGCTCTAGACGGAATTGACTTAGGAATAAAAGCCGGAGAAGTACTTGGACTTGTCGGAGAAACCGGTTGTGGGAAAAGTGTAACAAGCCTTTCAATAATGGGACTGGTTCCGGCGCCGGGAGTAATTGAAGGTGGAAAAATAATCTACACTTACAATGGAAAACCTGTAGATCTAGTGAAACAAAAGGACAGTTTTCTTAGGGAAATACGCGGCGATGAAGTAGCGATGGTTTTCCAAGAGCCAAGAGCTTATTTGAATCCTGTCTATACAGTTGAATACCAAATTGGTGAAGCACTACTTCAACATAGAAAGAAAGAAATGCTAAAAATGGCACTTGACGAAATAAAGAAGGCGCAAGAGAAACAATTAAACAAAAAACTAAAGAATATTGAGACAGAGATAGAAAAACTAAAGATGAAAGGAGAAAAGGAGAACCAAGAAAAAATCAAAGAACTAACAGAGAGAATTGAACAGCTTAAAAGTGAGTCTTCAACAAAAAGAAGCTTCACAGTAACAGTGTACGAGAAAATGTTGCAGAATCCTGATTCGCTTTACGTGCGTTTTCTCGCAAAAATTCCACTAGTCAACAGATTCAAGAAATGGTTGAAGCATGCGATTAAACAAGAAGTTATCAGAATATTAAAGTCCATGCAGATAGCAGATCCGCAAAGAGTTGCTGAAATGTACCCTCATGAATTGAGCGGTGGAATGGCGCAGCGCGTGATGATTGCAATGGCTCTTGCATGTAATCCCACGCTTCTAATCTGTGATGAACCCACGACAAACCTTGACGTTACAGTCCAAGCTCAAATTCTCGAATTGATAAAGTACTTGAAAGAAACTTACAAATCATCAATACTTTACATTACTCACGATCTAGGAGTTGTTGCACAGTTATGTGAACGCGTTGCCGTTATGTACGCTGGAAACGTCGTCGAATTAGCTGATGTAAACGAACTTTTTAAAGAACCCATGCATCCATACACAACCGCTCTGCTTGAATCTATCCCACGACCAGGAAAAGAGCTCAAATCCATTCCTGGTATGGTTCCCAGTCTTATTAATCCACCAAAAGGATGCCGATTCCATACAAGATGCAGCTACGCAATGCCAATCTGCCAAACTGTTAAACCTGAATTTCTACAGGTTAAGGAAGATCATTTCGTTGCTTGCCATCTCTATGGAGGACATAAAAAATGA
- a CDS encoding PKD domain-containing protein — MTHKNIRRLKVAALALLLTTLFAAVVSAQPSLFLNISTDKQIYYVGDTVQITGNVTLDGSPLTDALVAIQVNSPSQTPFVLRTVQTGPIQTANWKVNITEAYTCDVQGNPKESFILGSTAYYKIKWRNYSNDPQFVMIAIYIEYSNKAPCKAYFPFYEWTPPQTEQSLITSFEVFSNSPLGVTTLYASLLTQTPKEDGYPYCPEKNTTFLITSSLGGSWTLSSTVTPLSPPNFDMKFSLLYAEPGTYYIYGATAYNRDQVSNSLTFGVQPKTVPPVAYFEYSPMPAGVNMTITFDASGSLAQGYNDTIIRYEWRFGDGTPAVIKTTPTVTHVFTANATFMVSLNVTDNEGLWNSTSKSVDIHVYIPPKADFTWLPNLPYVTQIVTFDASISTLGWNGTGYPPIISYHWDFGDGYIANVTTPTVNHPYLLGGNFTVTLTIKDSEGQQSYKSKIITVYEQPPQGNGDVDGNGRVDMTDVIIVVTAFGSTPEKPNWDPRADIDNNGRVDMSDVVVVVSNFGKEY, encoded by the coding sequence ATGACACACAAAAATATTCGCCGCTTAAAAGTCGCAGCATTAGCGTTACTGCTTACTACTCTTTTTGCAGCTGTCGTTTCAGCCCAACCAAGCCTATTTTTAAACATTTCAACAGATAAACAAATTTACTATGTAGGAGACACGGTTCAAATAACTGGGAATGTAACACTAGACGGCTCTCCACTGACAGATGCATTAGTAGCAATCCAAGTTAATTCGCCATCCCAAACACCGTTTGTATTAAGAACAGTTCAGACAGGCCCAATACAAACCGCCAACTGGAAAGTGAACATAACAGAGGCATACACATGTGATGTTCAAGGAAACCCGAAAGAATCATTCATACTTGGCTCCACAGCTTATTACAAAATTAAATGGAGAAACTACAGCAACGATCCTCAATTCGTCATGATAGCCATATACATAGAATACTCAAACAAAGCCCCATGCAAGGCATACTTCCCCTTCTACGAATGGACACCCCCCCAAACTGAACAGTCACTCATAACCTCGTTCGAAGTTTTTAGCAACTCACCTCTAGGAGTTACTACCCTCTACGCAAGCCTTCTCACCCAAACACCAAAAGAAGACGGTTATCCTTACTGCCCAGAGAAAAACACAACTTTCTTGATAACTAGCTCACTGGGCGGCTCTTGGACATTATCAAGTACAGTGACGCCCCTTAGCCCGCCAAACTTCGACATGAAATTTTCGCTTCTATACGCAGAACCAGGAACCTATTACATTTATGGAGCCACCGCTTACAATAGAGATCAAGTTTCAAACTCTTTAACTTTTGGCGTACAGCCAAAAACTGTGCCTCCAGTCGCTTATTTTGAGTATTCTCCTATGCCAGCCGGCGTCAACATGACAATAACCTTCGACGCTTCCGGCTCTTTGGCTCAAGGCTATAACGATACAATAATCCGTTATGAATGGCGATTTGGTGATGGAACACCAGCGGTCATCAAAACAACCCCGACAGTTACTCATGTATTCACCGCGAATGCAACATTCATGGTCAGCTTAAACGTAACTGACAACGAAGGCTTATGGAACTCAACATCAAAATCAGTAGATATTCACGTATATATCCCACCAAAAGCCGATTTCACATGGCTTCCTAATCTTCCCTACGTAACTCAGATAGTAACTTTTGATGCTAGCATATCAACACTGGGTTGGAACGGCACTGGATATCCACCAATAATCAGTTATCATTGGGACTTCGGTGATGGCTACATTGCCAACGTCACCACACCAACCGTTAATCACCCATACTTGCTAGGAGGCAACTTCACCGTAACCTTAACAATAAAGGATTCAGAAGGACAACAAAGCTACAAAAGCAAAATCATCACCGTGTATGAACAACCCCCTCAAGGCAACGGAGATGTTGACGGTAATGGACGCGTTGATATGACAGACGTAATCATTGTAGTGACAGCTTTTGGCTCAACCCCGGAAAAACCAAACTGGGACCCCCGCGCAGACATAGACAATAACGGCAGAGTTGACATGAGTGATGTCGTAGTAGTTGTTAGCAACTTTGGAAAAGAATACTAG
- a CDS encoding ABC transporter permease yields MGLKEYIIRRLILILPTILGAILLVFVITQLFTPEQRAFLYIRSEKDIANIPNYIRIYGLDRSAFEQFGTWLSQVLQGNMGYSRSLEKGPVLQVMLRRWPATIELAIFIAPITILIGVFLGVKSAVHRNKPLDHVTRLLSISGYSLPSFWLGIILLSITFALTGTVMVGRVSKTNENTIYNAGLFTRYTGLLTVDGLLNGLINGRPYGYEITLDALIHMVLPITVVTTINVAGLIRLTRSTMLEALTKSYIITAKAKGLKMSEVINRHARRNALIPVVTVSGLMVAGLMSGLIITETVFSFDGVGRWAAAAATGGERGAPDIASVVGFTFFTAFLFVFSNLIVDILYAYIDPRIRLG; encoded by the coding sequence ATGGGACTAAAGGAATATATTATAAGAAGACTTATCCTTATACTTCCCACAATTTTAGGTGCAATCTTACTTGTTTTCGTGATAACCCAATTATTCACTCCTGAACAGAGGGCGTTTCTTTACATAAGAAGCGAAAAAGACATAGCGAATATTCCAAATTACATTAGAATTTATGGTTTAGACCGCTCCGCCTTTGAACAATTCGGAACATGGCTAAGCCAAGTTCTTCAAGGGAACATGGGATACTCTCGCAGTTTGGAAAAAGGGCCGGTTCTTCAAGTAATGTTGCGTCGGTGGCCAGCAACAATAGAACTCGCCATCTTTATAGCTCCAATAACAATTCTAATTGGAGTTTTTCTAGGAGTAAAGTCCGCCGTTCATAGAAACAAGCCACTTGACCACGTAACACGTCTGCTCTCAATAAGTGGATATTCACTTCCATCCTTCTGGCTAGGAATAATACTTCTGTCAATAACTTTCGCCTTAACGGGGACCGTCATGGTTGGGCGGGTTTCTAAAACAAACGAAAACACAATATATAACGCAGGTCTCTTCACGCGATACACAGGGCTGTTAACGGTGGACGGACTGCTGAACGGGTTGATAAATGGAAGACCATACGGCTACGAAATAACATTAGACGCATTAATACACATGGTCCTCCCCATCACTGTTGTAACAACAATAAACGTTGCTGGGCTCATAAGGCTCACACGTTCGACCATGCTTGAGGCTCTAACAAAAAGCTATATAATAACCGCAAAGGCCAAAGGACTAAAAATGAGCGAAGTGATAAATCGACATGCCAGAAGAAATGCGTTAATACCTGTAGTAACAGTTTCTGGACTAATGGTTGCTGGTTTAATGTCTGGACTAATAATAACCGAGACAGTATTCAGCTTTGACGGCGTTGGAAGATGGGCTGCAGCCGCTGCGACAGGAGGCGAAAGAGGAGCGCCTGATATCGCTTCAGTTGTCGGGTTTACCTTTTTCACAGCATTCTTGTTTGTTTTCTCAAACTTGATAGTTGACATTTTATACGCCTACATAGATCCAAGAATAAGGTTGGGATAA
- a CDS encoding ABC transporter permease — MIFKKSKEKKEKVPSPTIKEIKFMLYRIRQSPLSLMGSGIILFFALVGILAPILAPPNPSWDIAGYEGKNPFILPRVSYVTEPQPPSLAHPFGLTPEGFDIYYGAVWGAITAFRVGIYVVGLSLIIGITVGLLAGYYGGIIDEILMRFTDIIIIFPGLVLAMAFALALPQTLSITLREMLPIFAIISLILTISLMISKGGPSWKWVVIQDAAIITLIVSVLIFTGNLPNVNIISFSMTKLDKVLIALVLVGWPGYTRVIRGEVLRVRSEDYIEAAKASGCSDFRIISRHILPNAVYPILILASMDIGSIVLTAAALSFLRVGAEMDFADWGQLVEKSQTYMGTGSSLIRYWYIWVIPGAFIFLFSLGWNLLGDAIRDIMDPTLRRR; from the coding sequence ATGATCTTCAAAAAGTCAAAAGAAAAGAAAGAAAAAGTTCCATCGCCAACAATAAAAGAAATAAAATTCATGTTGTACCGGATAAGACAAAGTCCATTATCACTAATGGGTTCTGGCATAATCCTATTCTTTGCTCTGGTTGGCATTCTTGCCCCAATCTTGGCTCCTCCCAACCCCTCTTGGGACATTGCAGGGTATGAAGGTAAAAATCCCTTTATACTCCCACGAGTTTCGTATGTTACAGAGCCTCAGCCGCCAAGTTTAGCTCATCCATTTGGTTTAACTCCAGAAGGCTTCGACATATACTACGGAGCTGTTTGGGGAGCAATTACTGCGTTCCGTGTAGGAATTTATGTAGTGGGGTTATCTCTGATAATAGGGATAACTGTAGGCTTGCTTGCGGGCTACTACGGGGGAATAATCGACGAAATTCTAATGCGTTTTACAGACATAATCATAATTTTCCCTGGTTTAGTGTTAGCTATGGCCTTTGCTCTCGCCCTTCCCCAAACACTAAGTATAACTCTAAGAGAAATGCTTCCAATATTCGCCATAATATCCCTTATCTTAACTATAAGCTTAATGATTTCGAAAGGAGGGCCATCTTGGAAATGGGTCGTAATACAGGACGCAGCAATAATCACTTTAATAGTCTCAGTGTTGATTTTTACAGGAAACCTCCCAAATGTAAACATAATCTCCTTTTCTATGACAAAACTTGACAAAGTACTAATAGCGCTAGTCCTAGTAGGCTGGCCAGGATACACCAGAGTAATTCGTGGCGAAGTGCTGAGAGTACGATCTGAGGACTATATAGAAGCAGCCAAAGCTTCAGGTTGCTCAGACTTTAGAATAATAAGCCGTCACATATTACCAAACGCTGTCTACCCAATATTGATTCTAGCCTCAATGGACATAGGCTCAATAGTTTTGACTGCAGCAGCCCTAAGTTTTCTAAGGGTTGGAGCCGAGATGGACTTTGCAGATTGGGGGCAACTAGTAGAAAAAAGCCAAACCTACATGGGAACAGGTAGTAGCCTAATTAGATATTGGTATATATGGGTCATACCTGGCGCTTTTATCTTTCTTTTCTCCCTTGGATGGAACTTGCTTGGAGATGCCATAAGAGACATCATGGACCCAACACTAAGGAGAAGATAA
- a CDS encoding ABC transporter ATP-binding protein, translated as MSTLVHVEKLKKYYPVLGGVFKRKVAEVKAVDNVTLTIHKGECFGLVGESGCGKTTFGKTVLRLLDADGGHIFLGAPEKVIKEITSLDMQIDEARKKKASRRELLALTRRLNELRREYDLTAFKGQKLKLLRKRMQIVYQDPTTSLDPRMLVKDIVAEPLIVQGIAKGASARERVIKTLESVGLSVNQLYRYPHEFSGGQRQRIAIARAIVTQPEFIVLDEPTSAVDVSVRAQLLNLFEKLQKDFDLTYLFVSHDLSVVECISDRVAVMYLGKIVEYARTEEIFKNTLHPYAQALIGSVPIPDPTKRRERAPLKGEVPSPINPPSGCRFHPRCALAMDICRREEPPLVDVGNSHYVACYAVSG; from the coding sequence ATGAGCACATTAGTTCATGTAGAAAAACTGAAAAAATACTATCCAGTGCTTGGCGGTGTTTTTAAGAGGAAGGTCGCAGAAGTAAAAGCTGTAGACAACGTAACCCTCACCATACACAAAGGCGAATGTTTCGGATTAGTCGGCGAGTCGGGATGTGGAAAAACAACGTTTGGAAAAACTGTTCTCAGGTTACTTGATGCTGACGGTGGACACATATTTTTGGGCGCTCCAGAAAAAGTTATCAAAGAAATAACATCTTTGGACATGCAGATTGATGAAGCTCGAAAGAAGAAAGCTTCTAGAAGAGAATTGTTGGCGCTTACACGGAGATTGAATGAATTACGCAGAGAGTATGATCTGACAGCTTTTAAAGGACAGAAACTTAAGCTATTACGGAAACGGATGCAGATTGTTTATCAAGACCCAACAACTTCTTTAGATCCTAGAATGCTTGTAAAAGACATAGTTGCTGAACCATTGATAGTGCAGGGAATTGCCAAGGGAGCCAGCGCACGTGAAAGAGTTATTAAAACATTAGAGAGTGTAGGGTTAAGCGTTAATCAGCTTTATAGGTATCCGCACGAATTTAGTGGAGGACAAAGACAGAGAATAGCCATAGCAAGGGCAATTGTTACTCAACCTGAATTTATAGTCTTAGACGAGCCCACATCCGCTGTGGACGTGTCTGTCAGGGCGCAGTTGCTGAATTTGTTTGAGAAACTGCAAAAAGATTTCGATTTGACATATTTGTTTGTAAGTCACGATTTAAGCGTGGTTGAGTGTATAAGCGACAGAGTAGCCGTTATGTATCTGGGCAAAATTGTCGAGTATGCGCGTACTGAAGAGATTTTCAAAAATACTTTGCATCCTTACGCTCAGGCTTTGATAGGTTCGGTGCCAATTCCGGACCCTACCAAACGCAGAGAAAGGGCCCCTTTAAAAGGTGAGGTTCCGAGCCCGATTAATCCTCCAAGTGGGTGTAGGTTTCATCCGAGGTGTGCTTTAGCGATGGATATATGTCGTAGGGAGGAGCCTCCTCTTGTGGATGTTGGAAATTCTCATTATGTTGCATGCTACGCAGTGAGTGGTTAA